The following coding sequences lie in one Cannabis sativa cultivar Pink pepper isolate KNU-18-1 chromosome 5, ASM2916894v1, whole genome shotgun sequence genomic window:
- the LOC115717796 gene encoding uncharacterized protein LOC115717796 — translation MGIHSSHRVRIISVVSFLLLGLVIGTCASRAFFDSTISTSGARKDGSSAGDHGTRQTEVGEGGSTGGQAGGGGTGDKLASGGTGGRHGGGRGGSSTAKDEYQSNYRGGGIQ, via the exons ATGGGTATCCATAGTAGTCATAGAGTTAGAATAATAAGTGTGGTTTCATTTCTTTTATTGGGTTTGGTAATTGGTACATGCGCCTCTAGAGCATTCTTTGATAGTACTATAAGTACTAGTGGTGCAAGAAAAGATGGAAGCAGTGCTGGTGATCATGGCACACGCCAAACTGAAGTCGGTGAAGGAGGTAGTACTGGAGGACAAGCTGGTGGTGGTGGTACTGGa GACAAGCTAGCTAGTGGTGGTACTGGAGGAAGACATGGCGGTGGACGCGGCGGCAGTAGTACTGCTAAAGATGAATATCAAAGTAACTATAGAGGTGGTGGCATTCAGTAG